The window CTGTGAAGTCGTGGAACCACTATAACAGCCCGGTTAAGCTAAGGTATGTATTGATTTACAAGGGTCCAAGTCATGATAGAGTGGTAAAGTGATCGATCATGGCGCTGTGTGAAGAGAGGCCCAGCCCAGTTGGCCCCCTGTGGCTTATGTGTATATGTGTTGTAATCCAATAATTAATGCATGTGACAAGGAAAACAACAGGTtattgattgattgattgagtGGCTGGGGATAATCATTCTTGGATTGTCTCCTTTTTACCGTTACCCCTTGAATCTTGAGTGTATCATGTATCATGTCTGCCATGGTCACAGCCTGGTCATGGCTGTTTTTATTTTGCTTGCGCGTCAGGAACCACAATAAAATTCAAACACAGATCTGCACTTTATTAGTCCGAGCCGCAACAACGATCCTGGGTCATGGCGTCCAATGAGGATGACTGCCGCTATTTGCGCAGGAGTCTTTGAGTATGGGCATCTCCAGTTATCATCTTGGGGATATTTCTTAGTTTAGTTGGTGGTACTCTGTAATAATAACTGCTATAGTTAACTAGGTAGTGGTCAAAGACCCCCAACATCTTATCCTTTTTTTAGATTGTATTCAAGGTTAGTTGAGTGTATCCGTAGCTTGAGGGTATATCCTTTTTCTTTGCCTTGATCTGACTGCTGGCTTGCGCAATCCCACCTCCACTATCCCCAAACAGACTAAAGATGCCAACCACTAAATATCTATTACAGGCCCATATTATCTCCCTTCTCCAAAGATCTACAACGATACAGTGTAAGTGGGATTAGAGATGGAGGCATTTCAAAAACTTGGTTACTAAACTCATGACGCAacttgttgtcttttgttgctgttgaaactctcaagtcaagtcaacaacCAAGAATGTCAACGGTCAAACTCAAGTCCTTGTCTATAGCCGATAACCAGTTGATAACCGTCCTGCAGCACGGTTATGCTTAGCACTAAAGATAGCCCATCCTTCCATCGGGTTCCCGTAGTGGTGTGCACCCATCAAAAGCCAtgtcaggtcaggtcaggtcaagCTTTTCGTTCTCCTGCATGTGGCGGCAGATGGACGCTGATCGATTGGTTGATCTAGCAACATAACGTCCTCATGCACGCACACTATGCATAAGCAAAAGGTGGCTGGAGTTAGTTATCCCAactgttttgttttctcgTTGACGCAGGCCGCTTGGCTGAGTGATTATTGAATTCGTACATGGTCACAGCCGCGTCAACCTGTAGACATCCATCAACATGTTGAGAGGACTGGGAACTAACTGCTTGACTCAGTCGCCAGTCGCCCTGTTTTGCCCTGCACTGTAGATTGCGTTGATCACCCTCTAAGCTTGTTCCTCGATGCCTTGATTTTTCGTCAATAAAAACGATAAAAgttaaaataaaaaaaagaggtcAGAGTGGAGCCATCAACTTCTGTAACTGACGCACCGGATCAACTTCCTCGTTGAGGCCCTGGCTCTTGTATTGGGTGATATCGAACTTATCCTGGCAGTGGAGTCGTTCCGTGCGACGCAAAGACAATGTCTACTATGTATGTGGGCCTCTAGTTGAGCCTTGCTCGGGGATGACCCTCAGCAATAGCAGGTTGGGATGATGCAACCGCCCCTGGGGCCTTGCGTACGTACTTACGGTACGGTACATGATACATGATACATTGCATTTCATTAATAGTAATAGACAAATTCACTGACAATCCTTGCGACCTCAAATGGGTATATAGGAGTCGAAGCTCTCCTGTTCATCCAGTCCtttcctcattctcatcatccactcTACAACTACAACAATCGCTATACCAACACTCGTTTAAATAACCTCGATCTACTTCTCTTTCAACCTTTTACTCAAACCAAACCcaacaaaccaaaccaacCTTCAAAATGCACGCCTCCGCTGCCGTCCTCGCTTTCGTCGCTGTTGCGGCTGCTGCCCAGACCCCTGTGGCCCCCGTTGCTACTCCCATCGCTACTCCCGGTGCCCGTTAGTCCACCCTTCCATCTCACGATAATTTTATCTCTATTTCATCAACTaacatccttcttcacagcTACCAACGGTACTAAGCCCGGTCAcggctctggctctggttccGGATCTGGTTCCGGCTCCGGCTCCCAGACCCCCTCCGGCGCCGCCGCCCTTGGCCTCAGTGGTCTTGCTGGTGCCCTCGCcattgctcttgctctgtAAATGTCTTTCAATGAGACTTTCTCAGAGTTGGTGGATATGAGGATCCTGCGACAGACAACCTTGTAGGGTTCTGGAGGAATCGTGCTGGTGCGCGTTTAACTTTCGATGGAGATAGATCGGGTTTTCGATTGTCCCGACTAGAATAGAATAGATCAATGGAGCGTGATCGCTCCAGCTACATTAATACTAATCGCATACCACCATTTAACCATTCTCATTGTGAAGCCTCTCGTGTTCTGCCATATTGTACAACCCTTCTCACTTGAGCCTCTGCACCCTTGCTTATCTCTGGACGCTTACCTACAACCCTGAGATTGCAGGGTCGTAAAAGAAGACCCGACCGGAAGATTGTGTTCCGTAGTGTTGTTCTCGGCCAAACGCTAGACTACCGCATCTTGGTACGGTCAGCCAGTCCCAAATATCATCACAGGGTGGTGGAATTTCGGTCATCGTAAGTTGATTCTCGCTCCTTGGCCAGCCCATGCGAATAAACCAAGAAGTGAAGTGTGCTTATCTTCCTTGGCTGGGACAAACTTAACATCCTTGCCGTTCCGTTATCCCGTCACCCTTGCAAGTCGACTGATTATGGTGGCTACACAAGACTGATACAACATATGTCGACCAGGATCAAATGCATTCTGGAGGCTCCTTCCCGTCCCACTGAAGAAGGATTCATTTGATCAAGTCGGGTCGAGGGCGTTGCGAGAATGAAAATTCCGATATTTTCTGTCGTATCGCTTTGTACCAGGTTTCACCAAATGATTTGAGGACCAGATACGATTGTCGTAGTCGCGGCGCGGCGCAGCAGCACAAGTCTGCCCTGTTGATTCTCCTCACATGGTAGTTGCAATTTGTATCATGTTTCTATCATGATTTCCGGTCGGCTCAGGCAGTGATGGGGACCTGTCCGCCAGAGGCGCCTGAAGTGGGAGGTTTTGGTAGATCGTCCTGGGAGATATTAGCTGACGAAACACGGTATATGGCGCATAGAACATACCAAGTCAAAGATAACTCGGATCATGAGACTGCAGCTGGGGCAGACAGCGATATCCTGCTCATCTAGCAAGTCCTCTAGGGTGATCTGAAACTTGTCGCCACAAGGACAAGGGAACTGGTAAACTCCCATGGCCTCATCAAAGGTCATGTCCTCGATCTCAACCTCGTCGTAAATGGAAATACCCTCGTCGTCGGACATTATGATGGTTTGTTTGGATGTTAGATACTGTCAGTTTTGGTGAGTGAGGTTCAAAGTTAACGATGCTGGATTTATCCCACCAAAGACTCATACATAAAAAAGATGCCCCGCGAATGCGACCAAAAATTCTATTATATGTGGCGTTCGCGAGCGAGTAAGTGTGGCCGTGCAGCTACTAAGACTCACATGTGGCTGCTGAGTCAAATGTTAATCACATGCCGAGTGCTGCGGGAAAGTGTGGGGAGACTTGCACTTGCCCCAGATTCATCGGCCGAGGAAGCTTTCTGTATGGGGAAACCGCATTTGATGATGGAGCTCACAAGACATTCTTAGCCATGTAGCGCAATAATCTTACACCTTGCAACATTTCTCAACCTAttctctttcctttttcttgtcAAATAACTCCCCAAGACAtttgtctccatcttcgcttttgttctgttcaaAGTTCCTGTCTTCGCGATTTCCCCATGCGCTACTACAGTGTCTGACAGATCTGTGATGTAACGTCGACACGCCTCGGCTCACCCAATTTCAACGTCTGCGCAACCGTGGACCATCCTCGAGTCTCACCTAAGCAACGCCTCCGTAGCAAGAATACCTCTTCAGTCTAATCACAGAGTGTCGAGACTCTTTGCGCGCCTACTATGGGCTCGCAATCGAAGCTCGCCTTGCCAGGCGACCGCACCCTCAAGGGCATCATATCTCAGCTTACCGGTCTTTACGTTTCTAATCGCACACGTATCTCACGCGCCGTATGGATCACTTTGTTTGCTGCTCTCGTCAATCGAATCCGACTTGCCATTTCCGAGCAAAAGGCAGCATCGGTGCGCGAAGCTGCCCAGCGCGCTGCTCGTCGCGGTACCACCTCGAGTGGAAGCGAAGAAAcgccaagaaagaaggtgGAATTGAATCGCGAGTTCTTCCGATCGCTTCTAAAGCTCCTTAAGATCGTTGTACCAGGATGGCGCAGTAAAGAgtcaaggctgttgatgagccacagcttcttcttggttctCAGGACGCTCATCAGTGTACGCGTagctgagatggatggtGCTATAGTTAAGGCCCTGGTGAAGGGCAACGGAAAGGAGTTCTTGAAACGCATAGTATGGTGGATGCTGATTGCGGTCCCCGCAACCTTCACTAACTCTATGGTTAGTCTATTTGTAACAAGTCGTGCCATTGCCTTGCTAATGACACATACAGCTATCATACCATCAAGCCGAGTTATCGCTCAAGTATCGATCACGGCTTACACAACACATTCACGACAAATATTTATCCAACTTGACCTTCTATGGTATCTCGGCTTTGGATGACAGAATAAAGAACCCTGATCAGTTGATTGCGGTTGACGTATCAAAGTTCTCTAACAGTTTGGCTGAGCTGTACAGCAATTTAGCTAAACCTCTGTTAGATATGGTAAGCTCGGTCGATTCCATCTTGTATGCTTATCTAACCTTTTCTAGACTATATATACCTGGTCTTTATCAAAGAGCGTCGGTGGCGAAGGCGTCGTCTTTATGTCGCTTCTGGTACAGTTATCAGCCAACGTGATGAGGGCGTTGACTCCTCCATTTGGAAAATACGTTGCC is drawn from Fusarium graminearum PH-1 chromosome 3, whole genome shotgun sequence and contains these coding sequences:
- a CDS encoding diphthamide biosynthesis protein 3, giving the protein MSDDEGISIYDEVEIEDMTFDEAMGVYQFPCPCGDKFQITLEDLLDEQDIAVCPSCSLMIRVIFDLLISPRTIYQNLPLQAPLADRSPSLPEPTGNHDRNMIQIATTM